A region of the Nitrospirota bacterium genome:
TGTCTCGATATTTTGGTCCGCCACGGCGGGCCGTTTAGCCTTTAGCGCGGCCTTTTTGCCCGTCAAAAAGCACCGTAGAGGGTCGGCGGTTCGCGCAGCGCCGGCGGTCACGCGCGAATGTCAGGAGAAACGCGCGTTGATGATACCGGTGCGTGATATGCCAGATGTGATTGGGAAGAAAATAGCGATGGGCGCGCGGCATGACACGTCCTCCGTGAAGCGCAGGTTGGGCCCTCAAACGTGCGCTCTAAGACCTCCAGCGACCTCATTTTGACCAAAGGCTGATGACTTTTCAACACATTGCACAGGTCCGACCCCGGACCAAGTAATGGTCGCGTAGCGCCAACGTATGGGTGTCATATACGCGAGGCCGTGCTGGTCCTACACCGTGCGCCGCTGAGCGGCGCACGCTCGCGCCTTGGCAGCCTCGACTTCGCGGTTCCGCGGCGGCGCACTCGTCTCAAGCGAGCTCAGGAGATTTCTGGAGATGGCCGTTATTTCGTCAACCGCCGTAAGAAATACCCCTTCGTTGGCTTTCGACGGGCTGGTTAAAGCCACTCACCTTTCTAACGAACTGCATCGCGGCCGTATGAATTTCTTCGTCCGCCGCTGGCGGTTCAAAGTTGAAGAGTGTCTTGATGCTTCTACACATAGCGTCACCCTGGAGGGCGTTCCACTCTGAGGAATTAGTACACTGACCCCAATTCTTGACCCGCAACACGGTGATGGCTCATGGTCTGGGCTCCGATACTGCCGTCAACTCCAGCATACCGCGCTCCATGGCAAAACCTGATTCAGTTCGGTTGGGGCGCAGACCAACTACCGTAGAGGCTCCGGCGGCTGAAGAGATCGAAATGTTCCCAGACGGCGACCGCCGCGCCCTGGGCGTTCATTGCCACGGCGGGATGAGCGGAGCTTCGCCTGTCCGGTTTCATGGGGCGTGGTGTACCCCACCCTTGGACAGGGTCATAGCGGTTACTCCAGATATGGGGAAGCCCGAAGGCGCCGTTCTGGACCCAGATCACGATGGCACGCCCGGTGGCGTCGCACGCAGTTTTGATATCGCTCGCGCCCGGAACGAGGCGAACGGCTCGACTCCATCCCTCCGCCCCTGCATCGTAGCGAGCGATCCTGCCATTCGACTCGACGCAGCGCCGCTCTATGCACCTGCGTTCGAGCCAGACCGCCAGGGCGTTCCCCTTTCCGTCTCCACACAGATCGGGATACACAGCATCGTCGTGATGACTTTCGATCGGTTTTGGTGAGCCCCAGCCCGTGGCCGGATCGTAGTGGGTGGCGTAGAGGCTGTATGCCGAACCATCGAACTGGCGCCAGATGACGACCGCTGACCCGTCAGGTAACGCCGCGACATGCGGTTCGATCGCGTCGCCCAAGCCATCGTCGAGCCGCCACGCCTCCTCCCACCCATTTATTGCAGAACGCCGTACCACCACGCGATAGCCAGTTTCTTCCCAACGAGACCACACAACCACGACCCCTCCGCGGCGGTCCGCCGCCACGTCCAGACCAATAACGACGCCGGAGCCTGCATCAACTACGGTCGAAGGCTGCCAGTCTCCTGCGTTTTCCTCTCGGACCACGACGTCGTGAGAGCGACCGTTGACCACGACCCATGCCGCCAGGCTTCGGTCCGGTCCATCGCTCGTGAGGCGCAGGAGTGAGGCAGTGCCTGCGTTTCGATCGATGCGCACCGGAACGGCCCACCCATAATCTTGAGTGTAGCGAGTCGTGTAGAGCCCGCCACCTTGGTTCCAAACCACGGTTTCGGAAGAGCCCTCGATCCTCGACACCGCTCCCTTGCGTTCTGAGAGCACCGGACGCTGTGGATCCCACCCTCGTCCCGCCCGGTAATGCGCCGCTCGGATCACGCCGCCCCCTTCCGGGTGAGTCGCCCAGACCGCAATAGCGTTGCCCGTCTCATCGACAGCCAGTGTGATCGATTCGCTGTCCTGATCCACCTCGCGATGTGGCGCGACCTGTACCGCCTCGGTCCAAGTCGCCGGGTGAATCCCGGGCCGGATTTCGCGATGCGGGTCGCACTGAGGGAGGAGGGAACCTACCAGGAATATAACAAGCGGATGGCCTCGCATGGTGCCCTTCCCAGGAGAGGGGAGAATACGGCCAAGAGATGAATATGGTTGCACGCGACGACGTAATTGAGCACACACAGCCGAAACCGCTTCGTGGCCTCAAACAGCCACTGCCGCCAGCGCCGGCGGTCACGCGCGAATTTCAGGAGAAACGCACGTTGATGACACCGGTGCATGATATGCCAGATGTGATGGGGAAGAAAATAGCGATGGGCGCGCGGCATGACGCGTCCTCCTGAAGCGTGGTTTGGGCCCTCAAACGAGCGTGCTAAGTCCTCCAGCGGCCTCATTTTGACCAAAGGCTGATGACTTTTCAACACATTGCACAGGTCCGACCCCGGACCAAGGGCCCACGAAGTACCACGCGACTGTACAGCGACCCGTCGGCGTACCAAGTGGCTATTCCGGTATTCATCTCCCGGACGGCAGGAAGGTGTCTGACACCTTTTCAATCCCTTAGGCTCGGACCAAGCTAAGTGTCAATCAAAAAGTACTCTGACCCCGATTACTCTCGTTAGCCTGCCGTTTGGCTGTTCGCCACGTATCTGGTGTGAACCCAAAGGTGTCCACAGGTATCCTCCGACATCTAACAGCTGTGGTAATGGGGCCAAGCTGCTGCGAATTTCCATCCCCTCGTAAGGGGCCTACCGGAGCTGAGAGCACCTACCCATAAGGTTTCATGCCCGACCAAGCATGATTGTGGAGTCCGCGCCACTGGCGTGGCTTAATGCCGAAGAGTTGAACTGTCCCGTAAGCCTCTTGAACCGTGTAGTCGGCGACCCAGATCTCGAAGAAACCAGTTCCAGACATCTCATCAATGATCTCTTCGTCCAGATGAGGCGCAACGTCCTCGATTGGGACATCCATCAGTTGAAGTACAAGCATGATGTTATCAGGAAGGTGCCATCTGCCGCCCGATCGTTTCGCCTCTTTTCGATAGACAACTTCTTGCAGCCGAATCGCGGCGTCAACCGGATCGGCATAATCCGAGCGATTCAGGATTCGCCCCCACATTCGGGACTCGGGATCTTCCATCACCTTGGTAAGCTCAATTCCGACTTCAATTCCGTCAGATCGCAGACACACGATGTCTGGTCGTTCGCTGCGGCTGATCTGTCTCAGCCTCAGTCCGGTGATACGTCTGTACTCGTCCGGGAACGGCTCGAACTCCATTTCCTCCACGAGCTTCTTTCCTAGTTCTTGGTCAGACATATCGTTGACGGCCAGTCGCGGGGCACTTACCGCGTATCCGACACCGCCCGCTTCTTCTTGCTGTCCTTCAGCGCCGCCTGCGCGGCGGCGAGCCGCGCGATGGGGACGCGGTACGGGGAGCAGCTCACGTAGTCGAAGCCAATGCGGTGGCAGAACTCCACGGACGAGGGCTCGCCGCCGTGTTCGCCGCAGATGCCGACCTTCAACTTGGGCCGCACTGAGCGGCCTTTTTCTGCGCCCATGCGCATGAGGGCGCCCACGCCGTCCTGGTCGATGGCCACGAAGGGGTCGCGGGGTAGGATGCCTTGTTCGACGTAGAAGGGCAGGAATTTTCCGGCGTCGTCGCGGGAGAGGCCGAAGGTGGTTTGGGTGAGGTCGTTGGTGCCGAAGGAGAAGAACTCGGCTTCTTTGGCGATTTCATCGGCCACCAGCGCGGCGCGCGGCAGTTCGATCATGGTGCCGATGGTGTAGGCGACTTTTTTGCCGTAGCGTTTCATGGTCTCTTCGGCGACGCGGATCAATAATTCCTTCATGCGCGCCAATTCCTTTACGTGCGCGACCAACGGGATCATGACTTCAGGAATCACTTTAACTTTCTGCTTGGCCAGTTCGCAGGCCGCCTCGAAGATCGCCCGCACCTGCATCTCGTAGATTTCGGGGTAGGTCATGCCCAGGCGGCAGCCGCGCCACCCCAGCATCGGGTTGAATTCGTGCAGACTCTTGTTCTTGGCGCGCAGCGCTTCGACCGACACGCCCATGTCGGTCGCCAGTTCGGTCAATTCTTCTTCGGTCTGGGGCAGGAACTCGTGCAACGGCGGATCCAGCAGGCGGATCGTGACCGGCAGGCCCGCCATTTCTTTGAAGATGCCCAGGAAATCGCTCTTCTGCATGGGCAGCAGTTTGTCCAGGCCGCTTTGCCGCCCTTCCACCTCCTCCGCAAGGATCATTTCTCGCACCGCGCGGATGCGGTCGCCTTCGAAGAACATGTGTTCAGTGCGGCAGAGCCCGATGCCCTCGGCGCCGAAGCCGCGTGCGACTTTGGCGTCTTGCGGGGTGTCGGCGTTGGCGCGCACGCGCAGGCGGCGGACCTGATCCACCCAGCCCATTAAGACGCTGAAGTCTTTCCCGAGTTTCGGTTGGATCAAAGGCGCTTCACCCAGGATCACGTCGCCGGTGGATCCGTTCAGCGTGATCCAGTCTCCGCGGTGCACCACGTGGCTGTTGACCGAAAACGCGTCCCCGGCTTCGTTGATCTGCACCGCGCTGCACCCGACCACGCAGCACTTGCCCATGCCGCGCGCCACCACCGCGGCGTGCGAGGTCATGCCGCCCCGCGCGGTCAGGATTCCCTGCGCCGCGTTCATGCCACCGATGTCCTCGGGCGAGGTTTCGGTGCGCACCAGGATGACCTTTTCGTCTTTGGCCGCCATCCGCTCCGCGTCCTCGGCGGTGAACACGACTTTGCCGACCGCGGCCCCCGGCGACGCGGGCAGCCCCCGGGACACGACGGTAACCTTGGCGTTCGGGTCGATGGTGGGGTGCAGGAGTTGGTCGAGCTGTTCGGGGTCTACCCGTAGGATCGCGGTCTCGCGGTCGATCAGTCGCTCCTTGGTCATCTCGGTAGCGATGCGGATCGCCGCGGCCGCAGTGCGTTTGCCCACGCGCGTCTGCAGCATGTAGAGCTTGCCTTCCTGGATCGTGAACTCCAGATCCAGCATGTCGCGGTAGTGGTGTTCGAGGGTCTTGTAGACCCGGAGCAATTCGCGATACGCGCCCGGGATGGTGTCTTTGAGCGATGCGATCGGCATGGGCGTGCGGATGCCGGCCACCACGTCTTCACCCTGCGCGTTGAGCAGGCATTCGCCGAAAAACTTGCGTTCGCCGGTGGAGGGGTCGCGCGTGAACGCCACGCCGGTCCCGCTGGTCTCCCCCATGTTCCCGAACACCATCGCCACCACGTTCACCGCGGTGCCCCAGGACTCGGGGATGTTGTTGAGTTTGCGATAGGTGACGGCGCGCGCGCCGTACCAGGAGTCGAACACCGCCTTGATCGCGAGCGTGAGCTGCTCCATCGGATCTTCGGGGAACGGCTTACCGGTCTCCGCCTTCACCAAGCGCTGGTAGTCGGTCACGAGCGTCTTGAGCGCGTGTTCGTCCAGATCGGTGTCGTGCCGCACGCGGCGTTCGTCCTTGGCGTCTTCCAGCAACCGCTCGAACTTCTCCCGTTTCACGCCCAGCACGATCGCCCCGAACATGGTGATGAACCGCCGGTACGCGTCGTATCCGAACCGCGCATTCCCCGTTTTCTTGATCAGTCCGTGCAGGGTGCGCTCGTTCAATCCCAGGTTCAGCACCGTGTCCATCATGCCGGGCATGGAGGCTTTGGCGCCGGAGCGAACCGAGACCAGCAGCGGGTGTTGGGGATCGCCGAATCCGAGCCGCATCGAGTGCTCGACCTTCTTCATGCCCGCCAGGGTCTGCTCCCACATCCCCTTGGGGAACGCTTTCTTAGAGTTGAAGTACTCGATGCAGGCTTCGGTCGTAATCGTGAAACCGGGCGGCACCGGGATCTTGAGGTTGGTCATCTCCGCCAGGCCCGCGCCCTTGCCGCCGAGCAGGTCTTTCATCCCGGCCTTGCCGTCCGCGCGACCGTCCCCGAAGTTGTACACCCATTTACGGGCCGTTCGTGCCATCACCGTTCTCCCTAAAGAGTCGGAAGGTACGCCCCCTCCCTCACCCTCCCCCCTTGCGGGGGAGGGATGGGTGGGGGGATTCCGTCGCTACGGCGCGAAAGTCCGCGAACCGCGCGAGCAGGTCGTTCACGTTCTTGAGCAATCCCAACCGCGTGGACCGCACTTGCGGGTCCTCCGCCATTACCATCACGTCCTGAAAAAATTGGTCGATCGTGGGTTTCAGCGATTCGAACGCTTCCAGCACCGCTTCGTCGCGGCCTTTGGCTTCGTACGACTCCACGGCCTGCGCGACCTTCATGGTCTCGTCGTACAGCGTGCGCTCGGCGTCGTGCCCGAACTTGGCGGGATCGACCACGGGCGACACGTCTGCGGGAAGGATGTTCATCACCCGCTTGCACGCGGTCATGAGCGAATCGAACGCCGGCCGTTGCGAGAACTCGCTCAACGCCCGCAACCGACGGAACGCCAGCCGCGGATCATCCGCCGCAGCCGGCACCGCGAGGACCGCGTTGATCAGATCGCTGCGGAAGCCTTCGGCTTTGGCTTGGGATTCGACGCGCTGGCAGAAGAATTCATGGATCGGGCCCTGATCGGTTCCCGGCTGCGCGGCGAGCGCGATCAGCGCCGACAACGTGACGGCCGGTCGCTCGCGAAGGATCTGCACGATGCCCAGCGCCTGGCGACGCAGCGCGTAGGGATCCTGCGATCCGGTGGGCACGAGGCCCGCGCCGAAACAGCGGGTGATCGTGTCGACTTTGTCGGCCGCGGCGATGAGCTGGCCCAATGGAGACGAGGGCACCGCGTCTCCGGCGAATCGCGGCCGGTAGTGCTCCCCGATCGCTTGCGCCACGACGTCCGATTCGTGCTGGCGCCGCGCGTATTCTCGACCCATGATGCCCTGCAGCTCGGGGAATTCACGCACCATCCCGGTGGTCAGGTCCGCCTTGCACAGGCGGCCGGCCCGCTCGGCCGCCGCCCGCTCCACCCCGAAGGCCGCGGCCAGCGAGCCCGCCAGCGC
Encoded here:
- the ppdK gene encoding pyruvate, phosphate dikinase, with translation MARTARKWVYNFGDGRADGKAGMKDLLGGKGAGLAEMTNLKIPVPPGFTITTEACIEYFNSKKAFPKGMWEQTLAGMKKVEHSMRLGFGDPQHPLLVSVRSGAKASMPGMMDTVLNLGLNERTLHGLIKKTGNARFGYDAYRRFITMFGAIVLGVKREKFERLLEDAKDERRVRHDTDLDEHALKTLVTDYQRLVKAETGKPFPEDPMEQLTLAIKAVFDSWYGARAVTYRKLNNIPESWGTAVNVVAMVFGNMGETSGTGVAFTRDPSTGERKFFGECLLNAQGEDVVAGIRTPMPIASLKDTIPGAYRELLRVYKTLEHHYRDMLDLEFTIQEGKLYMLQTRVGKRTAAAAIRIATEMTKERLIDRETAILRVDPEQLDQLLHPTIDPNAKVTVVSRGLPASPGAAVGKVVFTAEDAERMAAKDEKVILVRTETSPEDIGGMNAAQGILTARGGMTSHAAVVARGMGKCCVVGCSAVQINEAGDAFSVNSHVVHRGDWITLNGSTGDVILGEAPLIQPKLGKDFSVLMGWVDQVRRLRVRANADTPQDAKVARGFGAEGIGLCRTEHMFFEGDRIRAVREMILAEEVEGRQSGLDKLLPMQKSDFLGIFKEMAGLPVTIRLLDPPLHEFLPQTEEELTELATDMGVSVEALRAKNKSLHEFNPMLGWRGCRLGMTYPEIYEMQVRAIFEAACELAKQKVKVIPEVMIPLVAHVKELARMKELLIRVAEETMKRYGKKVAYTIGTMIELPRAALVADEIAKEAEFFSFGTNDLTQTTFGLSRDDAGKFLPFYVEQGILPRDPFVAIDQDGVGALMRMGAEKGRSVRPKLKVGICGEHGGEPSSVEFCHRIGFDYVSCSPYRVPIARLAAAQAALKDSKKKRAVSDTR